AGAATTTTTATTTTTGGGTGAAACGCTTTCATAAATCCCCGGCGAACACCTCGATCCCTTAGGGTCGAGGCACGTTAGAACGGATTCCAGGAAGGTGAAGTAGTAATGTTCATATAGCCGAAACTGGCCCCAGTACGGAATCCCATCCCAAGACGAATTGGAGCGAGAACAATACCATTGCTTTCCAGGTAGGTTACTCCTATTCCGGCAAAATAATAAAGACTCCCTTCAACCCCAGGAAAACGTTGAAAGATTAGTTCAATTTTAGGAAGATGGTAAACCAAAATGAATACTTTCGAGGCATTGAGGCCCAGATCGAAACCTATCGATGGCCCTTGCCAATAAATTCGTCGCACGTTACCGTCGTGGTTGATTAATCGTCCGTCACCATAACGTAAACCGACTGTCATGGCTCCAGAAATTTCCTGGCCTTCAATATAGGCATTGGGTTGACCATATTTTTGAAAGACACTTTCGATTATTTTTGCCAGACCTTCGGTGGCATCACCAAAAAATACTGCGGCTTTTTCAATAATGGTAGGCTGGTCGTAGCCTTGCTCTTCACCGTGAGGAACCACGCCTTCTTCCATTTTTTCTGGAATCGGTAGCACCTCGGTAGTCAAGATTGGCCTAGCGGTAGCTAAATCGAAGACCGATGGCAACTGAATACTTGTTTCGGCATAAATATCATAGGGATATAAAAATAAAAAACCGATGGTACAGTAAACAATAAAGATAGCAAACAGACGCACCATCATTAAAATTCGACGCGGAACCTCACCGTTTCAGCCATAGTGAGGAAGCGTCGTCCTCCTGATTAGTTGACTTTAGATATGGAAAAGTTACCAGATCTTTTCCGGTTGTCAGCCTTATTGGGCCTAGTGATACACACATTGCGGGTGGCTGATCAATCAGCCCACCGCTAAAGCCGTAGGCTTTCTCGCCATTTTCTGTAAACCAGGCTTTATCCATAAAGCCCACGGCTTTAGCCATAGGGTGATTGACCGAATTTTCCGCACACGAAAATTTTGATTAGTTGGTTGTAGCCAACATTCCTAGAATACTATTATAGCTTATCAGGCTGAAATATTTTTCGTGTTAATTAATTAACTGTTCATTCACCATAGTGTTACCATTTTAGTTGGGAATTAGCTTCATGAGTCCTGAAACGGTGATGACCGTAGGGCGTCAAACCTTGGAAGTGACGATAATACT
This window of the Gammaproteobacteria bacterium genome carries:
- a CDS encoding hypothetical protein (Evidence 5 : Unknown function), which translates into the protein MMVRLFAIFIVYCTIGFLFLYPYDIYAETSIQLPSVFDLATARPILTTEVLPIPEKMEEGVVPHGEEQGYDQPTIIEKAAVFFGDATEGLAKIIESVFQKYGQPNAYIEGQEISGAMTVGLRYGDGRLINHDGNVRRIYWQGPSIGFDLGLNASKVFILVYHLPKIELIFQRFPGVEGSLYYFAGIGVTYLESNGIVLAPIRLGMGFRTGASFGYMNITTSPSWNPF
- a CDS encoding hypothetical protein (Evidence 5 : Unknown function) codes for the protein MAKAVGFMDKAWFTENGEKAYGFSGGLIDQPPAMCVSLGPIRLTTGKDLVTFPYLKSTNQEDDASSLWLKR